The following coding sequences lie in one Bacteroides helcogenes P 36-108 genomic window:
- a CDS encoding GNAT family N-acetyltransferase yields MNYEQVRIRKLQPDEDMKSFDCGDADLNEFILKEASLYRKALLAVTYILEDIPTGELLAYFSLANDRVSLSDFENKTEFNRFRKHRFVNDKRLKSYPAGKLCRLAVSFSAKGMHFGSYLVDFIKSFFITDNKTGCRFLTVDAYADAVPFYLKNGFVALNDDDKEDTARLLYFDLETVADTQA; encoded by the coding sequence ATGAATTACGAGCAAGTAAGAATTCGTAAGCTGCAACCGGATGAAGATATGAAGTCATTCGATTGCGGAGACGCGGACTTGAATGAATTCATTTTAAAAGAAGCCTCCCTATACCGCAAGGCATTGTTGGCGGTCACTTATATCTTGGAGGATATTCCGACAGGAGAACTATTAGCTTATTTCAGTTTGGCGAACGACCGTGTTTCATTGAGTGATTTTGAGAACAAAACGGAGTTCAACCGTTTCCGCAAGCATCGCTTTGTCAACGATAAACGGCTGAAGAGTTATCCTGCCGGTAAACTATGTCGCTTGGCAGTCAGCTTTTCGGCAAAAGGTATGCACTTCGGTTCTTATTTGGTGGACTTTATCAAGAGTTTCTTCATAACAGACAATAAGACCGGCTGCCGTTTCTTGACGGTGGATGCTTATGCGGACGCAGTTCCGTTCTATCTGAAGAATGGTTTTGTGGCTTTGAATGATGATGACAAGGAAGATACTGCACGCCTGCTGTATTTTGACTTGGAAACTGTGGCCGATACACAAGCCTGA
- a CDS encoding GNAT family N-acetyltransferase, with product MTNEYIQSTFQIRKLESDERIESFDCGDADLNDFILNESLFYREALLAVSYVFEDKTTGEVAAYFSLANDRVSLSDFTDKTEFNRFRRKRFPNEKRMKSYPASKLCRLGVNHTYQGKALGAFLIDFIKAFFIFDNKTGCRFVTVDAYRSAMPFYEKNGFLPLLEEDDGEMTRLLYFDLADNKNSMQD from the coding sequence ATGACTAACGAATACATACAATCCACGTTTCAGATTCGCAAACTGGAATCTGATGAAAGAATAGAATCGTTCGATTGCGGAGACGCAGATCTGAACGATTTTATTTTAAATGAGTCCTTGTTTTATCGGGAAGCGCTACTGGCTGTGAGCTACGTATTCGAGGATAAGACAACCGGAGAAGTAGCCGCCTATTTCAGTCTGGCAAACGACCGTGTATCATTGTCCGACTTTACGGATAAAACAGAGTTTAACCGATTTCGCCGTAAACGCTTTCCTAATGAGAAACGCATGAAAAGCTATCCGGCAAGCAAGCTTTGCCGTTTGGGAGTGAACCATACTTATCAGGGAAAAGCATTGGGCGCTTTCCTGATAGACTTCATCAAAGCCTTTTTCATCTTCGACAACAAGACTGGATGCCGCTTCGTCACGGTGGATGCCTACCGTTCCGCCATGCCCTTTTACGAAAAGAACGGCTTTCTTCCGCTTTTGGAAGAAGACGATGGCGAAATGACACGTCTGCTCTATTTTGACTTGGCAGATAACAAGAACAGTATGCAAGACTGA
- a CDS encoding virulence RhuM family protein produces MENQGEIILYQPDGEVKLEVRLENETVWLSIDEMSQLFGRDISVIGKHIRNVFKEGELMKKSVWAKFAYTASDGKSYQVDYYNLDVIISVGYRVKSYRGTQFRQWANMVLKEYLLKGYSVNHRLEQMDTRLQKHDKQIEYLTDKVEFFVRTSLPPIEGIFYDGQLFDAYKFATDLIRTAKKSILLIDNYVDESVLLMFSKRNNGVTADIYTQTIGRQLQLDLERHNSQYPPIAVHAYKKAHDRFLIIDSTDVYHIGASLKDLGKKMFAFSKLGIPAKAITDLL; encoded by the coding sequence ATGGAGAATCAAGGGGAAATCATACTCTATCAGCCCGATGGCGAGGTGAAACTGGAAGTGCGATTGGAAAACGAGACTGTATGGTTGTCAATCGATGAAATGTCGCAATTGTTTGGCAGAGATATTAGCGTGATAGGCAAGCATATTCGTAATGTTTTCAAGGAAGGTGAACTTATGAAAAAGTCAGTTTGGGCAAAATTTGCCTACACTGCCTCCGATGGCAAAAGCTATCAGGTGGATTATTACAATCTTGATGTTATCATCTCCGTAGGCTACCGTGTCAAGAGCTACCGAGGTACGCAATTTCGTCAATGGGCGAATATGGTATTGAAAGAATATCTGCTGAAAGGTTATTCTGTCAATCATCGGTTGGAACAGATGGATACAAGACTTCAAAAGCATGATAAACAAATTGAATATCTGACAGATAAAGTAGAATTTTTCGTGCGCACCTCGCTGCCACCCATAGAGGGTATCTTCTACGATGGTCAACTGTTCGATGCCTACAAGTTCGCCACAGACTTGATACGGACGGCAAAGAAGTCCATCCTGCTGATAGATAACTATGTGGACGAATCCGTACTACTGATGTTCAGCAAGCGGAACAACGGAGTGACAGCCGACATCTACACACAGACAATAGGCCGACAGCTTCAACTGGACTTGGAGCGGCACAACAGCCAATATCCTCCGATAGCGGTGCACGCCTACAAAAAAGCCCACGACCGCTTTTTGATAATAGACAGTACGGATGTGTACCACATCGGAGCCTCGCTGAAGGACTTGGGAAAAAAGATGTTCGCCTTCTCCAAGTTGGGCATTCCGGCAAAAGCCATTACGGATTTGCTGTAA
- the prfB gene encoding peptide chain release factor 2: MITAEQLKDIKERTEALNRYLDIEGKKIQVEEEQLRTQAPGFWEDQKAAEAQMKKVKGLQQWISGYNGVKTLTDEVQLAFDFYKDELVSEEEVDEAFAKASAAVEALELKNMLREEADQMDCVLKINSGAGGTESQDWANMLMRMYLRYAETHGYKAAIANLQEGDEAGIKTCTIEISGDYAYGYLKGENGVHRLVRVSPYNAQGKRMTSFASVFVTPLVDDTIEVDIKVANISWDTFRSSGAGGQNVNKVESGVRLRYQFKDPYTGEEEEILIENTETRDQPKNRENAMRQLRSILYDKELQHRMAEQAKVEAGKKKIEWGSQIRSYVFDDRRVKDHRTNFQTSDVNGVMDGKIDGFIKAYLMEFAGSAE, from the coding sequence ATGATTACCGCAGAACAACTGAAAGATATCAAAGAACGTACCGAAGCGTTGAACCGCTATCTTGACATCGAAGGCAAGAAGATTCAGGTGGAAGAAGAACAGCTACGCACCCAGGCTCCCGGCTTTTGGGAAGACCAGAAGGCGGCCGAAGCCCAGATGAAGAAAGTAAAGGGCTTGCAGCAGTGGATATCCGGTTATAACGGAGTGAAGACACTGACGGACGAGGTGCAGTTGGCGTTCGACTTCTATAAAGACGAGCTTGTGAGTGAAGAAGAAGTTGATGAGGCCTTTGCCAAAGCGTCGGCCGCCGTCGAGGCGCTCGAACTCAAGAATATGCTTCGCGAGGAAGCCGACCAGATGGACTGCGTCCTGAAGATCAATTCCGGCGCCGGCGGCACGGAAAGTCAGGATTGGGCCAATATGCTGATGCGCATGTATCTGCGCTATGCCGAGACTCACGGCTACAAGGCCGCAATAGCCAACCTTCAGGAAGGTGACGAGGCGGGCATCAAGACCTGTACCATCGAAATCTCCGGCGACTATGCCTACGGCTATCTCAAGGGGGAGAACGGTGTGCACCGCCTGGTGCGTGTTTCTCCCTACAACGCCCAGGGCAAGCGTATGACTTCTTTCGCTTCCGTGTTCGTCACTCCGTTGGTGGACGATACCATCGAAGTAGATATCAAAGTAGCCAACATCTCGTGGGATACCTTCCGATCCAGCGGGGCGGGCGGACAGAACGTGAACAAGGTGGAGTCGGGCGTGCGCTTGCGCTATCAGTTCAAAGACCCTTATACCGGTGAGGAAGAAGAAATCCTGATCGAAAATACCGAGACGCGCGACCAGCCCAAGAACCGTGAGAATGCGATGCGGCAGTTGCGCTCCATCTTGTACGACAAGGAGCTTCAGCACCGCATGGCGGAACAGGCTAAGGTGGAAGCGGGTAAGAAAAAGATAGAATGGGGCTCACAGATACGTAGCTATGTCTTTGATGACCGCCGTGTGAAAGACCATCGCACCAATTTCCAGACCAGTGACGTGAACGGAGTGATGGACGGAAAGATAGACGGCTTTATCAAGGCATATCTGATGGAGTTTGCGGGAAGTGCCGAGTAG
- a CDS encoding D-Ala-D-Ala carboxypeptidase family metallohydrolase: MKHFTMEDCTHSNTAIAKGIDNTPGTEHKAHIIESIETLIDSLHDAWEQHCNENGLGTPGIRISSGYRGPALNKAVGGSTTSAHCHGYAFDLVPVYGKSDTPAMKTNKMVEFKHFCRRFLSAGHPFDQLISEGENKQGVPTWMHVGYKHPDGHAQRCQFLSMIDGMYCQMTK; this comes from the coding sequence ATGAAACATTTTACAATGGAGGATTGTACACATTCCAATACGGCGATTGCCAAAGGCATAGACAATACACCGGGTACAGAACACAAGGCGCACATCATCGAGAGTATAGAAACGCTGATAGACTCGCTGCACGATGCGTGGGAACAGCATTGCAATGAGAATGGACTGGGCACGCCCGGCATCCGCATTTCCTCGGGCTATCGCGGCCCGGCACTGAACAAAGCGGTGGGCGGCTCCACCACTTCCGCGCATTGCCACGGCTATGCCTTCGACTTGGTTCCGGTATATGGAAAGTCGGATACGCCTGCCATGAAAACCAACAAGATGGTGGAGTTCAAGCATTTCTGCCGTCGGTTTCTGTCCGCCGGACATCCGTTTGACCAACTCATTTCTGAGGGCGAGAACAAGCAGGGAGTGCCTACCTGGATGCACGTGGGCTACAAGCATCCCGACGGACATGCCCAACGCTGTCAGTTCCTTTCCATGATAGACGGGATGTATTGCCAGATGACAAAGTAA